A single window of Dethiosulfovibrio salsuginis DNA harbors:
- the coaD gene encoding pantetheine-phosphate adenylyltransferase, protein MKKVIGAVYPGSFDPITNGHIYIAERAAGLFDELTVSILTNPQKQSTFSVEERKTMAREALCHLPNVKVDSFAGLLVDFLRRQKSRIIVRGLRALSDFEYEFQLAQMNRQLAPEIETLFIVTDARYSYLSSHAVKDIFNFGGPVQDMVPPGVFRRLRERFPRFDGEKV, encoded by the coding sequence TTGAAGAAGGTTATCGGTGCCGTTTATCCTGGGTCCTTCGACCCTATAACAAACGGCCATATCTACATAGCGGAACGAGCTGCTGGTCTGTTTGACGAGCTCACCGTCTCTATCTTGACAAATCCCCAAAAACAGTCCACCTTCAGCGTCGAGGAGAGAAAGACCATGGCCCGAGAGGCCCTGTGTCATCTGCCTAACGTGAAGGTAGACTCTTTTGCCGGTCTCTTAGTTGACTTTCTTCGCAGACAGAAAAGCCGAATAATAGTGAGAGGCCTGAGGGCCCTTTCGGATTTTGAGTACGAGTTTCAGCTTGCCCAGATGAACCGACAGCTGGCACCGGAGATAGAGACCCTCTTCATCGTTACCGATGCTCGATACTCCTATCTCTCCAGCCATGCGGTAAAGGATATTTTTAACTTCGGGGGCCCGGTGCAGGATATGGTGCCTCCTGGGGTGTTCCGAAGGCTCAGAGAGAGGTTCCCTCGGTTCGACGGGGAGAAGGTCTAG
- a CDS encoding RsmD family RNA methyltransferase, with amino-acid sequence MKEVRPTTGMVLQALFNILGDLRRKSFLDLFSGTGKVAFEACRRGASPVVSVELIRSRSQDIWKKNRYDCHTHLSMDVRKGLSWVARRDMVFDVVFADPPYGEKWGRSLPELLASRSSIVARDGVIVIERSVDDKLAVPDPWILRDERKYGRSVLSFLSWSVNEEEVPS; translated from the coding sequence ATGAAGGAGGTCCGTCCCACTACAGGAATGGTCCTTCAGGCTCTCTTCAACATACTTGGGGACCTGAGGAGAAAATCCTTTTTAGATCTGTTTTCCGGTACCGGTAAGGTAGCCTTTGAGGCCTGTCGTAGAGGGGCATCTCCTGTGGTGTCGGTGGAGTTGATCAGAAGCCGGTCTCAGGATATATGGAAAAAAAACCGCTATGACTGTCATACCCATCTTTCCATGGACGTGAGAAAAGGGCTTTCCTGGGTCGCCAGGAGGGATATGGTATTCGACGTCGTCTTTGCCGATCCCCCTTACGGTGAAAAATGGGGCCGCTCCCTGCCGGAGCTGCTCGCTAGTCGCAGTTCTATCGTAGCCAGAGATGGAGTCATAGTCATAGAGCGATCGGTAGACGACAAATTAGCGGTGCCCGATCCATGGATACTTCGAGACGAGAGGAAGTACGGCCGGTCGGTGCTCTCTTTTCTCTCTTGGTCCGTCAACGAAGAGGAGGTACCTAGTTGA
- the trmB gene encoding tRNA (guanosine(46)-N7)-methyltransferase TrmB: MKRTDVLLEPASSGLPVLSSQNSRAIAEIGFGNGEFLIHLAKEERDCLVFGMEISMTCAEKAIKRALREGVPNVRIIRGDARFLLRECFEDQSLDKIYMSFPCPWPKERHSRRRVTHKGFSDTVASVLKVGGEFELATDEEWYAQEVGKVLGEHPALELVSFDVNKRRKITTKYERKWLDQGKDTFILVFEKKGKCTVSRTVEGGLKDMHVAIDGERASFTPLEGGFLNVSDGVGEAHWNLGKVYYNGEDAWLVQAITSDDGYEQKFYLKVVRRGEGALVRIDEASSPYLTPAVRGAVDAAAACLSRS; this comes from the coding sequence ATGAAGAGAACGGATGTGCTGCTGGAGCCTGCCTCCTCCGGGTTACCGGTTCTTAGCTCTCAGAACTCCAGGGCCATAGCGGAGATAGGGTTCGGTAACGGAGAGTTCCTTATCCACCTGGCGAAGGAAGAGAGGGACTGTCTGGTCTTTGGAATGGAGATATCCATGACCTGTGCGGAAAAAGCTATCAAGAGGGCACTGAGGGAGGGCGTTCCTAACGTCAGGATAATCAGAGGAGACGCTCGTTTTCTTCTTCGAGAGTGTTTTGAGGATCAGTCTTTGGATAAAATATACATGAGTTTCCCCTGTCCCTGGCCTAAAGAGAGGCATTCGAGGCGGAGGGTTACCCATAAAGGTTTTTCCGATACCGTGGCCTCAGTCCTCAAGGTGGGAGGTGAGTTTGAACTGGCTACCGACGAGGAATGGTACGCTCAGGAGGTGGGGAAAGTCCTAGGTGAGCACCCAGCTCTGGAGCTGGTTTCTTTCGACGTGAACAAGCGGAGAAAGATAACCACAAAGTACGAGAGAAAATGGTTGGATCAGGGGAAAGATACTTTTATCCTTGTTTTTGAAAAAAAAGGTAAATGCACCGTCTCCAGAACGGTGGAAGGGGGATTGAAGGATATGCACGTAGCTATAGACGGAGAGAGGGCTTCTTTTACCCCTTTAGAGGGTGGTTTCCTGAACGTCTCCGATGGAGTTGGGGAGGCTCACTGGAATTTAGGCAAGGTCTACTATAACGGCGAAGACGCCTGGTTGGTTCAGGCTATCACCTCCGATGACGGTTATGAGCAGAAGTTTTATCTTAAAGTGGTGAGACGGGGCGAGGGTGCTCTAGTAAGGATAGACGAGGCTTCATCCCCCTATCTAACCCCTGCGGTGAGAGGGGCTGTGGATGCAGCGGCGGCCTGTCTCTCGAGGTCATGA
- the nifJ gene encoding pyruvate:ferredoxin (flavodoxin) oxidoreductase translates to MAKQWKTMDGNMAAAHVSYAFTEVAAIYPITPSSNMAEYVDEWASHGRKNIFGKTVRLAEMQSEAGAAGAVHGSLSAGSLTSTFTASQGLLLMIPNMYKIAGELLPGVFNVSARAVAGHALSIFGDHSDVTACRGTGFAMLASGSVQETMDLTAVAHLASIRSSIPFLNFFDGFRTSHEIQKIEVLDYDDLAELVDWDAIRDFKERGLNPEHPYQKGTAQNPDIFFQAKEAANRFYDDLPEIVEDYMKQISKLTGRHYAPFNYYGDPEAERVMIVMGSATEAAEETVDYLMARGEKVGVLKVHLYRPFSARHFFEVLPASVKRIAVLDRTKEAGALGEPLYEDVCALFNEKDQRPLIVGGRYGLGSNDTTPSWLKTVFDNLKLYEPKNHFTIGIVDDVTRLSLELKEEINAAPEGTIRCKFWGLGSDGTVGANKNAIKIIGDNTEMYAQGYFSYDSKKSGGITVSHLRFGKKPIKSTYLIKDSDFVACHKQEYVHQYDVLDGLKNNGTFLLNTQWTDIATLEEHLPGNVKRALAEKEIDFYVINGTDLGTEIGLGNRINMIMMSAFFKLAKVIPYEDAIKYMKDANEKTYGRKGEKIVAMNDMAVDKGADGLIKIEIPASWKDAEDCCCAGCCGDDTAPDFIQDVCRPMNAQKGDTLTVSAFMGREDGSFPNGTSAYEKRGVAIDVPEWIMDKCIQCNQCAMVCPHASIRPILLDGDEMADAPEGFEVMDAKGKELEGLKFRMQVSPLDCMGCGNCADICPVKALEMKPIATQTNPQTENWDFAVSVSDKSDKVNVNTVKGSQFAQPYLEFSGACAGCGETPYAKLVTQLFGDRMMIANATGCSSIWGGSAPSMPYCTNAKGQGPAWANSLFEDNAEYGYGMALSVKDTRDELASKVEALISMDIDDEVKGALQAWLDAKDDSNGSKVAADRVRGILDLDLGCDEANCLLYEIAELEDYLVKKSIWIFGGDGWAYDIGYGGLDHVLASGENVNVLVFDTEVYSNTGGQSSKSTPTAAIAKFAASGKRVSKKDLGRMAMTYGYVYVAQVAMGADKNQLMKALVEAEAYDGPSLIIAYAPCINHGLKEGMGRTQHQSKKAVDAGYWHLYRYNPMAEEEGKNPFTLDSKEPKESFRDFIMSEVRYSSLVKTFPEVAENLFEVAEKDAKRRYNIYKALAQGCQA, encoded by the coding sequence ATGGCGAAACAGTGGAAAACCATGGACGGGAACATGGCAGCGGCCCATGTCTCCTACGCGTTCACAGAGGTTGCGGCAATATATCCGATAACCCCGTCGTCCAACATGGCAGAGTACGTCGACGAGTGGGCATCCCACGGCAGAAAGAACATCTTTGGAAAAACAGTAAGGCTAGCTGAAATGCAGTCTGAGGCGGGGGCAGCCGGTGCCGTCCACGGATCTCTTTCCGCTGGATCTCTCACCAGCACCTTTACCGCGTCTCAGGGGCTTCTTCTCATGATCCCCAACATGTACAAAATCGCAGGAGAGCTTCTTCCTGGAGTGTTCAACGTCAGTGCCAGAGCCGTCGCAGGCCACGCCCTCTCTATTTTCGGAGATCACAGCGACGTAACCGCCTGTAGGGGAACGGGCTTCGCCATGCTGGCATCGGGAAGCGTCCAGGAGACCATGGACCTTACCGCCGTGGCTCACCTCGCGTCAATTCGTTCCAGCATACCTTTCCTGAACTTCTTCGACGGCTTCAGGACCTCCCACGAGATTCAAAAGATAGAGGTACTGGACTACGACGACCTAGCTGAGCTAGTTGACTGGGACGCCATAAGGGACTTCAAGGAAAGGGGCCTCAACCCCGAGCATCCCTACCAAAAGGGAACCGCCCAAAACCCGGATATATTCTTCCAGGCCAAAGAGGCCGCAAACCGATTCTACGATGATCTGCCGGAAATCGTGGAGGACTACATGAAGCAGATCAGCAAACTTACCGGCAGACATTACGCCCCCTTCAACTACTACGGCGATCCTGAAGCCGAGAGGGTCATGATAGTTATGGGCTCCGCCACCGAGGCCGCCGAGGAGACGGTGGATTACCTTATGGCCAGAGGCGAGAAGGTCGGTGTCCTTAAAGTCCACCTCTACAGGCCCTTCTCCGCCAGACACTTCTTCGAGGTACTCCCAGCATCGGTGAAGAGAATCGCCGTTCTCGACCGCACCAAAGAAGCGGGTGCATTAGGCGAGCCCCTTTACGAGGATGTCTGTGCCCTGTTCAACGAGAAGGACCAGAGACCTCTTATCGTCGGAGGACGTTACGGCCTTGGCTCAAACGACACAACTCCGAGCTGGCTGAAGACGGTATTCGATAACCTTAAGCTCTACGAACCTAAAAACCACTTCACCATCGGCATAGTGGACGACGTCACCAGGCTTTCCCTTGAGCTTAAAGAGGAGATCAACGCCGCTCCTGAAGGTACCATCAGATGCAAATTCTGGGGACTTGGCTCCGATGGAACCGTCGGCGCCAACAAAAACGCCATAAAGATCATCGGAGATAACACCGAGATGTACGCCCAGGGCTACTTCTCCTACGACTCCAAAAAGTCCGGCGGTATAACCGTATCTCACCTCAGGTTCGGCAAAAAGCCCATTAAATCGACCTATCTCATCAAGGACTCGGACTTCGTCGCCTGCCACAAGCAGGAGTACGTACACCAGTACGACGTCCTGGACGGACTTAAAAATAACGGCACTTTTCTCCTAAACACCCAGTGGACCGACATAGCGACCCTGGAGGAGCACCTTCCGGGCAACGTAAAGAGGGCCCTGGCGGAGAAAGAGATCGACTTCTACGTCATCAACGGAACTGACCTAGGGACGGAGATAGGCCTGGGCAACAGGATCAACATGATCATGATGTCCGCTTTCTTCAAGCTAGCCAAGGTCATTCCCTACGAGGACGCTATCAAGTACATGAAGGACGCCAACGAAAAGACCTACGGCAGAAAAGGCGAGAAGATCGTGGCCATGAACGACATGGCGGTGGACAAAGGAGCCGATGGGCTTATCAAGATAGAGATCCCCGCCAGCTGGAAGGACGCGGAGGATTGCTGCTGCGCCGGTTGCTGTGGCGACGACACCGCTCCCGACTTCATCCAGGACGTCTGCCGTCCTATGAACGCTCAGAAAGGCGACACCCTTACGGTAAGCGCCTTCATGGGCAGGGAGGACGGAAGCTTCCCCAACGGAACCTCGGCATACGAAAAGAGAGGGGTCGCCATAGACGTCCCTGAGTGGATCATGGATAAATGCATCCAGTGCAACCAGTGCGCTATGGTCTGCCCTCACGCCTCCATACGTCCTATACTCCTCGACGGCGACGAGATGGCCGACGCACCGGAGGGTTTCGAGGTTATGGACGCCAAGGGTAAGGAGCTTGAGGGACTTAAGTTCCGCATGCAGGTCAGCCCACTTGACTGTATGGGATGCGGCAACTGCGCCGATATCTGCCCTGTAAAGGCCCTGGAGATGAAGCCCATCGCTACCCAGACCAATCCTCAGACGGAGAACTGGGACTTTGCGGTCTCCGTCAGCGACAAGTCGGACAAGGTAAACGTCAACACCGTAAAAGGCAGCCAGTTCGCACAGCCCTACCTGGAGTTCTCCGGTGCCTGCGCTGGATGCGGAGAGACCCCTTACGCCAAGCTTGTCACCCAGCTCTTCGGCGACAGGATGATGATAGCCAACGCCACCGGCTGTTCCTCCATCTGGGGAGGCTCTGCGCCGAGCATGCCCTACTGCACCAACGCCAAGGGCCAGGGACCGGCGTGGGCTAACTCCCTCTTCGAGGACAACGCTGAGTACGGCTACGGCATGGCCCTTTCGGTCAAAGATACCAGAGACGAACTGGCCAGCAAGGTAGAGGCCCTTATCTCCATGGATATAGACGACGAGGTCAAAGGCGCCCTTCAGGCCTGGCTCGACGCCAAAGACGACAGCAACGGCTCGAAGGTGGCCGCCGATAGGGTCAGAGGCATACTGGATCTCGACCTCGGATGTGACGAGGCAAACTGCCTCCTCTACGAAATAGCCGAGCTTGAGGACTACCTGGTCAAAAAGTCCATATGGATATTCGGCGGAGACGGCTGGGCCTACGATATCGGTTACGGCGGACTGGACCACGTCCTCGCCTCCGGCGAAAACGTCAACGTCCTAGTCTTCGACACCGAGGTATACTCCAACACCGGCGGTCAGTCCTCCAAGTCGACCCCCACCGCGGCTATAGCTAAGTTCGCCGCATCGGGCAAAAGGGTGTCCAAGAAGGACCTCGGCCGGATGGCTATGACCTACGGCTACGTCTACGTAGCTCAAGTCGCCATGGGAGCTGACAAAAACCAGCTCATGAAGGCATTAGTTGAGGCCGAGGCCTACGACGGTCCTTCCCTGATCATAGCCTACGCCCCCTGCATCAACCACGGCCTTAAAGAGGGCATGGGCAGGACCCAGCATCAGAGCAAAAAAGCTGTAGACGCAGGATACTGGCACCTCTATCGCTACAACCCAATGGCGGAGGAAGAGGGCAAAAACCCCTTCACCTTGGACTCTAAAGAGCCTAAGGAATCCTTCAGAGACTTCATCATGAGCGAGGTCCGTTACTCCTCACTGGTGAAGACCTTCCCGGAGGTCGCAGAGAACCTCTTCGAGGTGGCGGAGAAGGACGCAAAGAGACGTTACAACATCTACAAGGCCCTTGCTCAGGGTTGTCAGGCTTAA
- the rsmA gene encoding 16S rRNA (adenine(1518)-N(6)/adenine(1519)-N(6))-dimethyltransferase RsmA, producing the protein MISKNDFAPRTSLGQNFLVNLDIVRKTVERADISDQDVILEIGPGQGVLTRAILGSPCRHLHSIEIDRRLEPYLSDLTDERRFSLHWGDGVTFPYEELYPIPNKVVANIPYHVTTPLIWSIMESLATKGLSYMILMVQKEAADRLVASKNTKERYPLGITIETMGKAKTFMKVSPGSFRPIPRVSSALVEIEIHRRTELPQNHLWRKLMKASFAQRRKKLVNNLTALGWKKDLLESWLEKSDIPTASRAEDLSCDQWLSLLDIIERNTESPADL; encoded by the coding sequence TTGATTTCAAAAAACGATTTCGCCCCTAGAACCAGCCTAGGTCAGAACTTCCTTGTAAACCTGGATATAGTGAGAAAGACCGTCGAAAGGGCGGATATCTCCGATCAAGACGTAATCCTGGAGATAGGCCCAGGACAGGGAGTCCTTACGAGGGCGATTCTTGGCTCCCCCTGTCGCCACCTCCACTCAATAGAGATAGACAGAAGGCTGGAGCCTTACCTCAGCGACCTGACCGATGAACGAAGATTTTCGCTCCACTGGGGAGACGGGGTTACCTTTCCTTACGAAGAGCTATACCCTATTCCCAACAAGGTAGTAGCTAACATCCCCTACCACGTGACCACCCCTCTTATATGGTCCATAATGGAATCCCTGGCGACAAAGGGATTAAGCTACATGATTCTAATGGTACAAAAGGAGGCGGCGGACCGTCTGGTGGCCTCTAAAAACACCAAAGAGAGGTATCCTCTAGGGATAACCATAGAGACCATGGGAAAGGCCAAAACCTTCATGAAAGTATCGCCAGGGTCTTTTAGACCGATACCGAGGGTATCCTCGGCTTTGGTGGAGATAGAGATACACCGGAGGACGGAATTGCCGCAAAACCATCTCTGGCGAAAGCTCATGAAAGCCTCCTTCGCTCAGAGGAGAAAAAAGCTCGTCAATAACCTTACCGCCTTAGGATGGAAAAAGGACCTTCTAGAATCCTGGCTCGAGAAATCGGATATCCCGACGGCCTCCAGGGCGGAGGATCTATCCTGTGACCAGTGGCTATCCCTTTTGGACATAATCGAGAGAAATACAGAAAGCCCAGCTGACCTTTAA
- a CDS encoding HU family DNA-binding protein — translation MTKTELIEAVAKSAELSKKAAGEAVSAVLESIEEALAKGEKVQLVGFGTFEVRERAARTGRNPQDPEKTIEIPAKKVPAFRPGKALKDRIN, via the coding sequence GTGACAAAGACCGAACTTATCGAGGCAGTGGCCAAGTCCGCAGAACTAAGCAAGAAGGCGGCAGGAGAGGCTGTCTCTGCCGTTCTGGAGTCGATCGAGGAAGCTCTCGCCAAAGGCGAGAAGGTACAGCTTGTAGGTTTTGGGACCTTCGAGGTGAGGGAGAGAGCCGCCAGAACCGGTCGTAACCCCCAGGATCCGGAGAAGACCATCGAGATCCCCGCTAAGAAAGTGCCCGCTTTCCGTCCTGGGAAGGCCCTTAAAGACAGGATCAACTAG
- the der gene encoding ribosome biogenesis GTPase Der → MAIVTIVGRPNVGKSSLFNRLIKERKAIVDDMPGVTRDRLYGDVEWRGKKFYLVDTGGLLLRDEDPIMEGMKGQILQAMEESDVIIFAIDGREGITWMDEDIAMVIRKGAPKSVIVAVNKLDDMKFDELVYDAYPLGFEDVIGVSAIHARGVDDLLDRVTEILPDGRIDDEDEGEIKVALIGRPNVGKSSILNQLLGENRSLVSDVPGTTRDSIDSLIELSDGTKIRLIDTAGLRKKSRFKDDIEYYSFVRTMESLDRCDVSILVMDGSEGVTDQDKKLAASVVERGKGIVLAMNKWDLLKGTSERLGDEQRDLVRDSLGFVSHAPLLFTSAKTGRGLGEKVLEQVIGVYERRKGRVSTTKLNSLLRDILAFERLPSDKKGKLLRIYYCTQADSAPPTFVFFVNERDIVTRSFENHMVNQIRKLGDYDGVPIRLFWRNSDGKKR, encoded by the coding sequence ATGGCAATAGTCACTATCGTAGGTCGTCCCAACGTAGGGAAGTCCTCGCTTTTTAACCGTCTCATAAAGGAGCGAAAGGCTATCGTAGACGATATGCCCGGGGTTACCAGAGACAGGCTCTACGGTGACGTAGAATGGCGAGGTAAGAAGTTTTACCTGGTCGATACAGGAGGCCTTCTCCTCAGGGACGAGGATCCTATAATGGAGGGTATGAAGGGACAGATCCTCCAGGCTATGGAGGAGAGCGACGTTATTATCTTCGCTATAGACGGAAGAGAGGGTATCACCTGGATGGACGAGGATATCGCCATGGTGATAAGAAAGGGAGCCCCTAAGTCGGTTATCGTGGCGGTAAACAAGCTGGATGACATGAAGTTCGACGAACTTGTCTACGACGCCTATCCTCTGGGCTTCGAGGACGTCATAGGGGTCAGCGCTATTCACGCTAGAGGGGTGGACGATCTTCTCGACAGGGTGACCGAGATACTTCCCGATGGAAGGATAGACGACGAGGACGAAGGGGAGATAAAAGTCGCCCTGATAGGTCGCCCGAACGTAGGCAAATCGAGTATACTTAACCAGCTGCTTGGTGAGAACCGGTCTTTGGTCAGCGATGTTCCCGGAACCACTCGAGACTCTATCGACTCTCTTATAGAGCTTTCCGATGGTACTAAGATCAGGTTGATAGACACCGCAGGTCTCAGGAAGAAAAGTCGCTTTAAGGACGATATCGAGTATTACTCTTTTGTCCGTACAATGGAAAGCCTCGATCGGTGCGATGTGTCCATCCTGGTGATGGACGGTTCGGAAGGGGTTACCGATCAGGATAAAAAACTCGCCGCCTCGGTGGTGGAGCGAGGAAAGGGCATAGTTTTAGCCATGAACAAGTGGGATCTTCTCAAAGGGACCTCCGAGAGGTTAGGAGACGAGCAGAGGGATCTTGTGAGGGATTCTCTCGGCTTTGTGAGCCACGCTCCACTGCTGTTCACCTCCGCTAAAACAGGCAGAGGCTTAGGGGAAAAGGTTCTGGAGCAGGTTATAGGGGTCTACGAGCGTCGAAAAGGCAGGGTCAGTACCACCAAGCTTAATAGCCTTCTCAGGGATATCCTGGCCTTCGAGAGGCTGCCTTCGGACAAAAAAGGCAAATTGCTTCGGATCTACTACTGCACCCAGGCGGACTCAGCTCCCCCTACTTTCGTCTTCTTCGTCAACGAGAGAGATATAGTCACTCGCTCTTTTGAGAATCACATGGTAAACCAGATAAGGAAGCTTGGGGACTACGATGGAGTCCCGATACGACTTTTTTGGAGAAATAGCGACGGAAAAAAGCGATAA
- a CDS encoding primosomal protein N' family DNA-binding protein has translation MDVVVPGPWWGSLSYRSDELLIPGCRVSVPVGRTKRVGFVLSSSSSSSWPEGKVRAISSVIDGEPVLPPYLWRLISWAGRAFLCGQGQALMAMLPKELLSGEKVPAFKSISQGGGPEIDGPEVLSCYRWRDIDRSDFYLSMIQSCRAIVAFPEQSRAESFFRSAVKAGLDGGMLWPVTGGAKKLNAWISARDGECRFIVGGPGVMAAPFEPDRVIIEDEGSEGYRSLRSPRLNGRSVLSRMAKEVGAKLILGGRVPSSRVFKGISPDEERVRPGKRLIFIDVKEGHTLDIPGASRDIPLAQGTMERTIRDISKGKVVLWILDRKGYVGDLRCDDCGAPLACPCGGSFRLEGGRMSCFRCGRKASVPDTCPDCGGPMITGQNPGIEALMPSAKSMVPDRPVVVWSADEPKGKIAKRDMIKSLSSGGLVLGTRKALELCDYLDVPLICWLDGDGEARRPDHGARHSAYSMVVESCWRGNNPEDRQVILQSRRAGKGWQMALNSGWTVFWNRELEERRDVELPPFRYLAEISCLGGDKDRVSDSLSSAGGDVMDPDPSGDLIWVAFTHILPIYRALERFFSIGSRSYPKVVLWTD, from the coding sequence GTGGACGTAGTTGTGCCAGGTCCCTGGTGGGGTTCTCTGTCTTACCGATCTGACGAGCTTCTGATACCAGGTTGTAGGGTGTCAGTTCCCGTTGGACGGACTAAAAGGGTTGGATTTGTGCTGTCCTCTTCCTCAAGTTCCAGCTGGCCTGAGGGCAAGGTCAGAGCTATTTCCTCTGTGATAGACGGAGAGCCAGTTTTACCTCCCTATCTTTGGAGGCTGATTTCCTGGGCAGGCAGGGCCTTTCTATGCGGTCAGGGCCAGGCCCTTATGGCGATGCTCCCTAAGGAGCTTCTTTCAGGTGAAAAGGTGCCCGCTTTTAAATCCATTTCCCAGGGGGGGGGGCCTGAAATAGATGGGCCAGAGGTCCTGAGCTGTTATAGATGGCGGGATATCGATAGATCGGATTTTTATCTGTCCATGATCCAATCCTGTCGAGCGATAGTGGCTTTTCCGGAGCAGTCCAGGGCGGAGTCCTTTTTCCGTAGTGCTGTAAAGGCCGGTCTGGACGGCGGCATGTTATGGCCTGTCACCGGGGGAGCGAAGAAGTTGAATGCATGGATATCCGCTAGAGACGGGGAATGCCGTTTTATCGTCGGAGGTCCTGGCGTTATGGCCGCCCCTTTCGAGCCGGATAGGGTTATTATCGAGGACGAAGGCAGCGAAGGATATAGATCCTTAAGATCCCCTAGGCTGAACGGAAGGAGCGTTCTGTCCAGGATGGCCAAAGAGGTAGGTGCTAAGCTGATTTTAGGAGGCAGAGTTCCTTCCTCAAGGGTGTTCAAGGGTATATCGCCGGACGAGGAGAGGGTCAGACCGGGAAAAAGGCTGATCTTTATCGACGTCAAAGAGGGCCATACTCTGGATATACCCGGGGCATCCAGGGATATCCCTCTGGCACAGGGCACTATGGAGAGGACTATAAGGGATATCTCCAAGGGAAAAGTCGTCCTGTGGATACTGGACAGGAAGGGCTACGTCGGAGATCTGAGATGCGACGATTGCGGAGCTCCTTTAGCCTGTCCATGTGGTGGTTCTTTTAGGCTGGAAGGGGGGCGTATGTCCTGTTTTAGATGCGGGAGGAAAGCATCTGTGCCCGATACCTGTCCAGACTGTGGAGGACCTATGATAACCGGCCAAAATCCCGGGATAGAGGCCCTTATGCCTTCAGCTAAATCGATGGTTCCCGACCGTCCGGTGGTGGTATGGTCCGCCGATGAGCCTAAGGGCAAGATAGCTAAGAGGGATATGATCAAGTCCCTTTCTTCAGGTGGGCTTGTCCTAGGGACCAGAAAAGCCCTTGAGCTTTGCGATTATCTCGATGTCCCTCTGATCTGTTGGCTCGATGGAGATGGAGAGGCCAGGAGGCCGGATCATGGAGCAAGGCACTCCGCCTACTCTATGGTGGTCGAGTCCTGCTGGAGGGGGAATAACCCGGAGGATCGTCAGGTAATACTGCAGAGCAGAAGGGCCGGTAAGGGATGGCAGATGGCTCTTAACTCCGGCTGGACGGTGTTCTGGAATAGAGAGCTAGAGGAAAGGCGGGATGTAGAGTTGCCTCCTTTCCGATATCTGGCGGAGATCTCCTGTTTAGGAGGAGATAAAGACAGGGTGTCCGACTCCCTTTCCTCAGCAGGAGGGGATGTGATGGACCCCGATCCGTCAGGGGATCTTATATGGGTCGCTTTTACCCATATACTCCCCATATACAGGGCTCTGGAGCGTTTTTTTTCGATAGGCTCCAGGTCTTATCCAAAGGTGGTCCTATGGACCGATTAG